Proteins encoded together in one Amblyomma americanum isolate KBUSLIRL-KWMA chromosome 1, ASM5285725v1, whole genome shotgun sequence window:
- the LOC144110629 gene encoding uncharacterized protein LOC144110629, with the protein MAAPLRIILEGVEREIFEAVDDTGAPIVHGNQRLYATADNVQVWLNAPAAPVPHTIEPEELWPRAKVLFLIQEYKNFKSDPSKRLKTKRQLWENLADLVNSKFGCHLTHSQIENKWRNLERKYKTVRQHNGQSGADRRTCEFEEELAEIFEKAHSINPPYLLGQGLVRSVQDSQAEPAASPQPGPSRVTATASPIPGSSQPSTSRGSTTAGDSQPPSPSAQPSPLQQQPGPARKRPRTDTSRAVLESAVAHLEVAEANRQQRHRERMALEGRKVAAEERRTAALERVAAALERRELVSLCSPIHAPAHSPIHSPIRSPVRSPSPPYYNA; encoded by the exons ATGGCCGCGCCACTGAGAATCATCTTGGAAGGTGtggagagagaaatttttgaggcagtcgacgacaccggtgcacccatTGTCCACGGAAACCAGCGCCTTTATGCGACAGCAG ACAACGTGCAGGTTTGGCTGAATGCGCCGGCAGCCCCCGTCCCACATACCATCGAGCCCGAGGAGTTGTGGCCTCGGGCCAAAGTTCTTTTCCTGATTCAAGaatataaaaatttcaaatcAGACCCTTCTAAACGCCTAAAAACTAAAAGACAACTCTGGGAAAATTTGGCAGATTTAGTGAATTCCAAATTCGGTTGCCATTTGACCCATTCGCAAATTGAGAACAAGTGGAGAAATCTAGAGAGAAAATATAAAACGGTGCGACAGCATAATGGCCAGTCAGGGGCGGACCGGAGAACATGCGAGTTTGAAGA ggagctcgctgaaatttttgaaaaagcTCACAGCATCAACCCACCCTACCTGCTGGGACAAGGACTCGTCCGGAGCGTCCAAga CAGCCAGGCTGAACCTGCAGCCAGCCCCCAGCCTGGCCCCAGCAGGGTAACTGCCACAGCGAGCCCAATTCCCGGCAGCTCGCAACCAAGCACGAGCAGGGGCAGCACTACTGCTGGCGACTCGCAGCCCCCAAGCCCATCCGCGCAGCCTAGCCCCCTGCAACAGCAACCAGGCCCAGCCAGGAAGAGGCCCAGGACAGACACCTCTCGTGCAGTGCTCGAGAGTGCCGTCGCCCATCTTGAGGTGGCCGAAGCTAACAGACAGCAGCGGCACAGGGAGCGCATGGCTCTTGAAGGGAGGAAGGTTGCTGCTGAAGAGAGGAGGACTGCAGCTCTTGAGCGGGTGGCTGCAGCACTTGAACGGCGCGAGCTTGTCTCACTCTGTTCTCCGATACATGCCCCAGCTCATTCCCCAATTCATTCCCCAATCCGTTCTCCAGTCCGCTCTCCAAGCCCTCCTTACTATAATGCTTAG
- the LOC144113197 gene encoding uncharacterized protein LOC144113197, with translation MMEQFLETVRVFPFLYDKTHPEYKDKDAKMNRWAIIGRTFDLTGPQAAAKFKNVKDRWLKIVSASEGSRKSGAGGEAGKVHTKWTLFDIVDGMLRSTPHYAERSSSNVPPEEDISILTSPLSSNCPSSPRLVASCISSPAAALFQEMYSDSPNDFTDEDDLRLPSTSEGAASAAGSSGLSTSQAGAAAPDPG, from the exons ATGATGGAACAATTTCTGGAGACTGTTCGCGTGTTCCCCTTTTTGTACGACAAAACTCACCCGGAGTACAAAGATAAGGACGCCAAAATGAACCGGTGGGCGATCATCGGCAGAACATTCGATCTGACTG GACCGCAAGCAGCCGCAAAATTTAAAAACGTGAAGGATCGTTGGCTGAAAATTGTGTCGGCGTCGGAGGGGAGCCGGAAAAGTGGCGCCGGAGGAGAGGCCGGAAAGGTCCACACGAAGTGGACACTTTTTGACATCGTGGATGGCATGCTGAGGAGCACACCACATTATgccgaaag GTCTTCATCAAATGTGCCCCCAGAAGAGGACAT CTCCATTCTGACATCTCCACTGTCATCCAACTGCCCTTCCAGTCCTAGACTGGTGGCCAG CTGTATATCAAGCCCGGCTGCTGCGCTTTTTCAAGAAAT GTACTCTGACAGCCCCAATGACTTTACCGATGAGGACGATTTGAG gCTCCCCAGCACATCAGAAGGTGCGGCATCTGCTGCTGGCTCTTCAGG GTTGTCAACTTCACAAGCAGGAGCCGCTGCCCCAGATCCAGGGTAA
- the LOC144110708 gene encoding uncharacterized protein LOC144110708, which translates to MAGADDDVLTTMSVLVIVCSLLLRRRRAQKARRRRFWVHPCWRYRDVEGQANALLPRLRARDEGFFRDFLRMPPSSFDTLLHLVRPVIERQDTPFRRSISAHDRLAMTVRTINGWNDRKGNLCCIMGNTSANLCKISTNSRRMEKNCHRHACRVEFSQLHWMY; encoded by the exons atggcaggtgcagaCGACGATGTTCTGACGACGATGAGCGTTTTGGTCATTGTGTGTTCCCTGCTGTTGCGACGGCGGCGCGCGCAAAAGGCACGCAGACGAAGGTTTTGGGTGCACCCCTGCTGGCGCTACCGAGACGTTGAAGGGCAAGCGAATGCTTTGCTTCCCCGGCTGCGCGCCCGAGATGAAGGCTTCTTCCGAGA CTTCCTTCGGATGCCGCCGAGCTCGTTCGACACATTGCTCCACCTAGTTCGGCCTGTGATTGAGCGGCAGGACACTCCGTTCAGGCGGTCGATATCCGCACACGATCGACTTGCCATGACAGTAAG GACGATCAACGGCTGGAATGATCGTAAGGGAAACTTGTGCTGCATTATGGGAAATACTTCAGCCAACCTATGTAAGATTTCCACAAACAGCAGAAGAATGGAAAAAA ATTGCCACAGACATGCTTGTCGAGTGGAATTTTCCCAACTGCATTGGATGTATTGA